A window of the Podospora bellae-mahoneyi strain CBS 112042 chromosome 6, whole genome shotgun sequence genome harbors these coding sequences:
- a CDS encoding hypothetical protein (EggNog:ENOG503P454) — MANNNHNPSKIPPLLLILPLLALGICGTMVNGFQTGYFSILTATSGNLDGVPYVPGGPESFDPRYTGNKALDTRMGILIGFFSGLVNGERNWDVDLAYVWAMGMFFSGWALVSVEAHRRANRGRVVSWTNTFGNIIQSFTYALTVPSYLILHLFTTSPATDDISVPEGEVRHLPLSMALAYIVPAVIMSLPTPSIIPGKSHYDTTALWQIFPVLQFLIHRGMNFVCFPRKYNTATTQYGVGKSLANHYRFVIFTSVVIHLPILLVCLTPSSMPFGPAWLRDMITQTTFSNVLVPYGVWNPPAVDLAKVAALGGENKVDLSWLPGLTKHFLHYDIGCPSLAMVVWAGYNYMASVGKGGCVGIGKMVGWLLAGGPVALATVLMWERDERVLRGREGKKAQ; from the exons atggccaacaacaaccacaacccctccaaaataCCCCCGCTTTTGCTCATCCTTCCCTTGTTGGCCCTGGGCATCTGCGGCACAATGGTCAATGGCTTCCAAACGGGATATTTCTCCATTCTGACCGCTACCTCTGGCAACTTGGACGGTGTACCTTACGTGCCTGGTGGACCGGAATCCTTTGACCCGCGGTATACTGGCAACAAAGCGCTAGACACACGCATGGGCATCCTCATCGGCTTCTTCAGCGGGTTGGTCAACGGAGAAAGAAACTGGGATGTTGACCTGGCTTATGTCTGGGCAATGGGGATGTTTTTCTCTGGATGGGCGCTGGTGAGTGTTGAGGCGCATCGGAGGGCGAATAGAGGGAGGGTTGTAAGCTG GACAAACACATTTGGGAATATCATCCAGAGTTTCACCTATGCTTTGACTGTTCCGTCATATCTGATTTTGCATTTATTTACCACTTCCCCAGCGACGGATGATATTTCTGTTCCAGAAGGGGAAGTTCGACACTTGCCGTTGAGTATGGCATTGGCATATATCGTCCCAGCCGTGATCATGTCATTGCCTACGCCATCGATCATCCCAGGAAAATCACACTACGACACCACGGCTCTGTGGCAGATTTTCCCCGTTTTGCAATTTCTTATTCACCGCGGCATGAACTTTGTTTGCTTCCCTCGCAAGTACAACACGGCAACGACACAGTATGGGGTAGGGAAGTCACTCGCCAACCACTACCGCTTCGTCATCTTCACTTCGGTTGTGATCCATCTCCCTATCCTTTTGGTGTGTCTGACACCATCTTCAATGCCGTTCGGACCGGCTTGGCTGAGGGACATGATCACCCAGACGACCTTTAGCAATGTGTTAGTCCCATATGGTGTTTGGAACCCGCCTGCGGTGGATCTGGCCAAGGTGGCTGcgctgggaggggagaatAAGGTTGATTTGAGCTGGTTGCCGGGGTTGACGAAGCATTTTTTGCATTATGATATTGGGTGTCCTAgtttggcgatggtggtttGGGCTGGGTATAACTACATGGCTTCTGTGGGTAAGGGTGGTTGTGTTGGGATCGGCAAAATGGTAGGATGGTTGCTGGCTGGGGGACCGGTGGCGTTGGCGACGGTTTtgatgtgggagagggatgagagggtgttgaggggaagggagggaaagaaagcTCAATAG
- the vps35 gene encoding retromer complex subunit Vps35 (COG:U; EggNog:ENOG503NVAF; BUSCO:EOG09260T28), with translation MSTPAPPEDQARLLEDALIAVRQQTAMMRKCLDTPGKLMDALKCCSTLVSELRTSSLGPKQYYELYMSVFDALRYLSVHLRENHPVNHLADLYELVQYAGNIIPRLYLMMTVGTAYMSVEGAPVKELMKDMMDMSRGVQHPIRGLFLRYYLMGQARDYLPTGDSDGPEGNLQDSINFVLTNFVEMNKLWVRLQHQGHSRERDQRTQERKELQLLVGSNIVRLSQLVDLPAYKNGILAPLLEQVVQCRDVLAQEYLLEVITQVFPDEFHLYTLDQFLGAVSRLNPHVDVKAIVIGLMDRLSSYAERESQVETEEDRGKMEEDALAELLEKVKLGKLNAESPSAEPPTDTAEVPRNGDQNPEDASSTAETLNKDDNQPAPSVADTDATAVDNPEAEPAKKRRGIPENVRLYEIFFGQVKNLVQAQHLPIQDTIALCVSLTNLALNIYPERLDYVDQIFDYANSKVKEHANSPDLHSQPAQQSLLALLQSPLRRYVSLFTALSLPTYVPLFQSQTYPTRRAVAGEVARHLLKNRTFISTPAQLENVLEILKVLIKEGSQAPAGYPGVVQPRARALETDETMEEQGWLARLIHLLHSEDNDTQFRLLQMTRKAYAEGNERIRTTTPPLITAGLKLARRFKKREHYDDNWSSQSSALFKFLHSAVSTLYTRVNGSGAAELSLRLFCSCGQVADQTGFEEVAYEFFAQAFTVYEEAVSDSKAQFQAVCVIASALHRTRNFGKENYDTLITKCAQHASKLLRKPDQCRAVYLASHLWWATPGAGEEEEGAGDLYRDGKRVLECLQRALRVADSCMETATSIELFVEILDRYVYYFDQKNESVTTKYLNGLIELIHSNLAGNQQDSASVDASKKHFLQTLEIIRSKEYEGVVLTPK, from the exons ATGTCTACCCCCGCGCCGCCTGAGGACCAGGCCCGCCTGCTTGAGGATGCATTAATTGCCGTGCGCCAGCAAACAGCCATGATGCGCAAATGCCTGGATACTCCCGGGAAGCTTATGGATGCCCTCAAGTGCTG CTCGACTCTCGTCTCCGAGCTTCGAACAAGCAGCCTCGGCCCGAAGCAATACTACGAATTATACATGTCAGTTTTCGATGCCCTCCGATATCTGTCTGTCCATCTGCGCGAAAATCATCCCGTCAACCACCTTGCCGATCTTTACGAACTTGTGCAATATGCCGGCAACATCATCCCACGCCTATACCTGATGATGACGGTCGGGACGGCTTACATGTCGGTGGAGGGTGCCCCTGTCAAAGAGCTCATGAAGGATATGATGGACATGAGCCGTGGCGTTCAGCACCCCATACGTGGACTTTTTCTGCGCTATTATCTCATGGGCCAAGCCAGAGACTATCTGCCCACCGGCGACTCCGACGGGCCCGAAGGAAACCTCCAGGACTCGATCAACTTTGTCCTCACCAACTTCGTCGAGATGAACAAATTGTGGGTGCGTCTCCAGCACCAAGGACATTCAAGAGAGCGGGACCAGCGGACCCAAGAACGCAAGGAGCTTCAGCTGTTAGTGGGGAGCAACATCGTGCGACTAAGCCAGCTCGTCGACCTTCCGGCCTACAAGAATGGCATCCTCGCGCCCCTGCTCGAGCAGGTTGTCCAATGTCGAGACGTCTTGGCCCAAGAATATCTTCTCGAGGTTATTACCCAGGTTTTCCCAGACGAGTTCCACCTCTACACATTGGACCAGTTTCTTGGCGCCGTCTCAAGGCTCAACCCCCACGTCGACGTCAAGGCTATTGTGATAGGCCTGATGGACAGGCTGTCAAGTTATGCAGAACGCGAGTCACAGGTCGAGACAGAGGAAGACAGGggcaagatggaggaggacgctTTGGCAGAGTTGCTCGAGAAGGTGAAGCTGGGCAAACTGAACGCAGAGTCGCCAAGTGCGGAGCCACCAACTGATACAGCCGAAGTCCCACGAAACGGGGACCAGAATCCGGAAGATGCTTCTTCGACAGCGGAAACACTAAATAAAGACGATAACCAGCCAGCCCCTTCAGTCGCTGATACCGATGCGACCGCAGTGGACAACCCCGAGGCTGAGCCAGCCAAGAAGCGGCGAGGCATTCCGGAAAACGTCCGGCTGTACGAGATATTCTTCGGCCAGGTCAAGAATCTTGTGCAAGCACAACATCTCCCCATTCAAGATACAATTGCACTTTGTGTCTCTTTGACAAATCTCGCCCTCAACATTTACCCCGAGCGTTTGGACTATGTCGATCAAATCTTCGACTATGCCAACAGCAAGGTGAAGGAGCACGCCAACAGCCCAGATCTTCATTCGCAACCAGCGCAGCAAAGTCTTTTGGCGCTTCTCCAGAGCCCGCTCCGGAGATATGTGTCCCTTTTTACTGCGCTCTCTCTCCCAACATATGTTCCTCTCTTCCAATCACAGACCTACCCGACTCGGAGGGCGGTAGCCGGCGAGGTAGCCAGGCACCTCCTCAAGAACCGCACTTTCATTTCCACACCCGCACAACTAGAGAATGTGCTCGAGATCCTCAAAGTTCTCATCAAGGAAGGGTCCCAAGCACCAGCGGGTTATCCCGGCGTCGTCCAGCCCCGCGCCCGTGCCCTCGAGACAGACGAGACAATGGAAGAGCAAGGCTGGCTTGCCAGACTCATCCACCTTCTCCACTCCGAAGACAACGACACCCAATTCCGCCTCTTGCAAATGACGAGAAAGGCCTACGCCGAAGGCAACGAGCGCatccgcaccaccaccccaccgcTCATCACCGCCGGCCTCAAGCTCGCGCGCCGCTTCAAGAAGAGGGAGCACTACGACGACAACTGGTCTTCCCAGTCTTCGGCCTTGTTCAAGTTTCTGCACTCTGCCGTCTCAACGCTCTACACAAGAGTCAATGGCTCCGGCGCGGCGGAGTTGTCTCTGAGGCTCTTTTGCTCGTGCGGGCAGGTGGCTGACCAGACCGGCTTTGAGGAGGTGGCATATGAGTTTTTTGCGCAGGCCTTTACGGTGTacgaggaggcggtgagCGATTCGAAGGCGCAGTTTCAGGCTGTTTGTGTTATTGCGAGCGCGCTGCACAGGACGAGGAACTTTGGGAAGGAAAATTATGATACGCTGATTACGAAGTGTGCGCAGCATGCGAGCAAGCTGTTGAGGAAGCCGGATCAGTGCAGGGCTGTGTATTTGGCTAGTCATTTGTGGTGGGCTACACccggggcgggggaggaggaggagggagcgggGGAT CTTTATCGTGACGGCAAGAGGGTGCTCGAGTGTCTGCAGCGGGCGTTGAGGGTGGCGGATAGCTGCATGGAGACTGCGACGAGCATTGAGTTGTTTGTCGAGATTTTGGACCGTTATGTGTATTATTTTGATCAGAAGAATGAGTCG GTCACAACGAAATACCTCAACGGCCTTATCGAGCTTATACACTCCAACCTTGCTGGCAACCAGCAGGACAGCGCGAGTGTGGACGCTAGCAAGAAGCACTTTTTGCAAACGTTGGAGATTATCAGGAGTAAGGAGtatgagggggt